The segment GAGGTGGAGCTTTTCCCGAAGCTACGGCGGAACATGGTCCATTTGAGTCTAAAGATGGCTCGGATTTGAGGCGACATCAATGGGAGGCTCCCAGCCAGGAAAGCTGTGTGTTTTCCTGTTGACCATGAGCGACGAGCTTTAAGAAGGCTTCATCAAGACGGCTCCCTTGGGCGAGTGTTTCCAAAGAACCTTGAAATATCAATTGCCCTTCGTGGATGACATAGACATGGGAGCAAAGCCTTTCCACAATTTCAAGGATATGGGAGGTCAAAAAGATGGTAGCGCCTCGGGCGCGGGCTTGTTCTAAGACGGCCCGTAACGTGCGCGAAGCGATGGCATCCACGCCTTCGAAAGGCTCGTCTAAGAAGAGTATTTCCGGATCATGGATGAGTGCGGCGCATAAGGCCAACTTCTTTTTCATGCCTGTGGAAAATTCCAATATGAGCGTTTTTGATGCGTCGGCAAGGCCCAGCGCATCCAGTAATTCATGGCTTCGATCGAGCGCCACGTCCTTGGGCAATCCATACATGCGCCCGATAAAGACGAGGTATTCCGGGGCAGTCAGATTTTCAAAGAGACATTGATCTTCGGGAACGACGCCGATGCGTTTTTTAATGGCCAGGGTGTCATGCTTCAGGTTGTTGCCCAGTATCCGCGCGTAACCGGATGAGGGAGCCAGCACGCCCGTCAGCATCTTGATGGTAGTAGATTTTCCTGCGCCGTTGGGTCCCAAGAAACCGCAAAAGGTGCCCCGCTCAATACGAAGGTTTAAACGATTGACGACAGGCTGCCCATTATATATTTTGGTTAACCCATGACTTTCTATGCTGTAATCCATGGCTGTTATTGTTTCACTTTCAGGAGGAGTTCTTGAACAAGGGCATTGTTCGGCAACAGTTTATCGGCTTCGAGCAGACAACGCTGCGCTTCTGTTTTGTTGTCGCCCCGTATGTGGGCGCGGGCTTCATATAAAAGGGTATTATACTGTTCCATCTTATTTGGGGCATGTTTCCCGGCGGCGTGCCATGCGGACGCGGCCTTCGTCCAATCGGGAAGGGATTCGAAATCTTCAGCCAAGAAGAAATTGAGCGCATAGTCCCTTAAGATTTGGTAGTCATGGGGCGCCAGTGCAACGCTTCGCGCTGAAAGGTTCATGGCCTTTTCAAAAACCTCAGCACGTGACATACCCGTCAGCGCCATGACCTGCCTGTAATTCGTCAGATATATTTGGATGATATTGAATAAAAAAGTGGGATTATCGGGTTCTAAAGCGAGGGCCTTATCCATATGGCTGAGGCCGCTTTCATAGGCGCCTTGATGCAGGTCATACATGCCTAAATTGTTGTGGGCACGGGCACAGTTTTCATCGGCCCGAAGGGCTTTTTGCCAGTGGCTAACTGCCTTGGACACCTGAGAGGCAATATCAAATAAAAATTCGCCGTAGAAATTATGCAGTACGGCGCTGTCTCCGTATAGGGAGAGTCCAAGCTGATAGGCGTCATCAACCACTGCAAGTAAGGCTTTTGCTTCTTCCCTTCGTTTTGAAGCATCCTCATCCTTGCCGGCTGCGTTGAGATCGCGTGCCTCTTCCTTTAATAGTTCCGCTTTTAAGACGTTGATTTTGTCGAAGGCGCGAATCTTCCGCTCTGCGGTTTCTTGGTCAGTCAGCGATTCCTGCAGTATTTCAAAAGGCGTTTTCTGCTCTTCTTGGACTTGTACATCGCTTGTTTCCGTGGCAAGTACAGGCAGGCAGAGAAGGATAAAAGAAAAGTATGTCAAAGCGGAGCCGCGAAAGCTAAAAAGGCACTGTATTAAAAAGATATTTTTCATAGTAGATGTATCATATCAAATATGTTACCATGAACAGATTAATTGTTCTGTTAATTTGTTTGTATCGCTGTAAAATAGATCTTTGTAAAATTCAAAAAATATCTGTGGATATGATGCTCATGGGCGATTGATTGCGCTATGAGTTGAAAGGATGTATGACGTGATTAGTTGGAACGAAAAAGAACAACCACTCGTGACTGCCATGTTGGATCGCCGCCCCGATTTAGCCTGTTGTGAAGAGGCGCTCTTTGCGGCACACCGTGCGTTATCGATCTGTTTCGATGGGCCGAACCGTTTTTTTACCTGTGGAAATGGCGGATCCCATGCGGACGCGCAGCATATCGTCGGGGAGCTGTGCAAAAGTTTTGAACGGCGCAGAACGCTGGATCCCGCTTTCCAAGAAAAGCTGAGCGGTCTTCCCTATGGTGACGATTTAAGCCAGCATTTGGAAACAGGGCTGCCCGCCATTACCTTGGGTTTGAATGGTCCGTTGAAAACAGCCATTGAAAACGACTGTATTTTTCCGAATATTGCTTTCGCACAAGAGTTAAACGCCCTGATGAGTCCCGGTGATTTGCTGTTGGCGATTAGCACCTCAGGCAATGCTGCCAATTGTCTGATGGCCATGTCAGTTGCCAAAGCGCACGGCGGCAAGGTAATCACGCTGACAGGACCGGGAGGCGGGCGCATGGCGGAAGTTGCCGATATTGCCATTAAAGCACCGGGCGATTCGACGAAGGTGATCCAAGAAGCCCATGTCGTTCTCTGGCACACCCTCTGCTTGTTAATTGAAGCTCGGTACTTTCCGGAAATGCGTTAAGTGACCGAGGAATTTTGAATATGTGAGTATTGCCCTGCTTCTTTGATGAGAGCGGGCATAGTCATAAAAGAGGAGAATCTGAAATGAGACAAGTTGTTTTCGTGCTGCTGTTGAGTATGAGCGCCATACTGGCTTTCCAGGTATCCGCACAAGCTGAATGGTATAAGGGCGCGATTCATGTGCATTCGTTGCGCAGTGACGGCGACGGCGCGCCTGAAGTGCCTGTGGCGTGGTACAAGGATCATGGTTGGAATTTTGTCTGTGTTACCGAACACAATCAAAAACAAGACGACGAACGCTTCCGTCCCATCACGCCGGAAAAACAACCTGCGCCTGCTCAGGTAAAGATTCTTCGTGATCAATTTGGCGATGATTGGGTAGAGACCAAAGTTGAAAACGGACAAGAAATGCTCCGATTAAAAACCTATGATGAAATGAAAGCCCATTTCGAAGAAGAGGGGGAATTCCTTCTCATCCATGGAGAAGAAATTACTTCTTTAGGGAAAGGGCCCCATGTGTGCGCACTCAACATTGTGGATGTCATCCCTGCCGATCGGGATAAGGATGCGGTCACGTTGGCGCGTATGTATCATAATGCTGTGACCGAACAGTGCGCTGCTAAAAATCAACCTATGATCGCTGTGTTGAACCACCCCAATTTCGCGGAATCGGTAACCATTGAAGAAATATTGGAGCTGAAAGAATATCGCCTCTTTGAAGTCTTTAACGGTCATCCCGGTGTCAATAATTGGGGACACGTTGAAAACGGCTATCCGAGTACCGACCGTATTTGGGACGTGGTACTTTCTTTTCGGCTAATGGAGGATAAAACCAATGTCCTCTACGGTCTGGCAAGCGATGATACCCACAATTACATTAATTGGGGTACAGGCAATGCGAATCCGGGCAGGGGATGGCTTATGGTTGATGCGGACTCGCTGCAAGCCGATGCTTTGTTGGAAGCAATAGAAGCGGGCAAGTGTTATCCTAGTACGGGCATTGTGTTGGATGCCATTGAAAGCAGCGATACGGGCTTGTCTTTTTCGATCCAAGCGGAAAGCGGTGTGAAATATACGACCCGTTTTATCGGGAGTCGTAAAGGATTTTCGACAAAAACAACGCCGTACCTCGATAAAAAGGGCAAAACACCGTCCCGTGCTTCTCTGGTCTATGATGATAGCATCGGCGTTGTATTGGCCGAAACGACCGATTTGAATCCAAGTTACCGTTTTGAAGGGGATGAACTTTATGTGCGTGCCGCCATTGTCTCCGATAAGTTACATCCCAACGCCTTTGCAAAAGGCGATTATGAGATGGCATGGGTACAGCCCGTTGTGGCACCCTAAAGGCTGGTTGATATCGCTAAGGGCTGGTCGGTGCGGTTGTCCCTTTTGAATAAAAAGGATGTTTTGTTTCTTTGCTATACCGTGAATACGCCGCCGGAGTTTACAGGCAGGCGGCGTATATCACGAAATGAATAGAGGCAGCTGAGAACGAGAAATGAAGCATTAAAAATTCGATTATCCTTTGAACATTACGAAAACGAGAAGGAAATAATTTTTCTCCGACACTCCCCTATGAAGGCAAGGAGGTAATTATGCGTGCATGGCGTTTTCATAAGACAGGTGATATAAAAAATCTTGTTTTAGAAGAGGCGGCATTACCGGAGCCGAAAGAGGATGAGGTGATTCTGGGGCTGAAGTGTATTGCGCTCAACCCGGCTGATCGCTATCTTATCCAAGGGCAATATCCGCGTGCGGGAACGCCGCCCTTTATTCCGGGCCGTGACGGTGCCGGTGTCGTATTAAAAGGGTCTGCAAAAGGCCGATTTCAGCAGGGTGATAACGTATGTATTTTGGGAGGACTTACCGGTGTATCTACGCCGGGTACGCTGGCGGAGAAGTGCGTCGTTCCCGAAAAATGGCTCGCGCCCATACCCGAAGGTTGGAGCTTTGAGCAGGCGGCTGCGGCGCCGCTCGTTCATTTAACGGCTTGGCGCGCCTTGAAAGTCTGCGGCAACTTGAAGGCCGACGAAACGGTCGTTATAACCGGCGCTTCCGGCGGCGTAGGGAC is part of the Candidatus Hydrogenedentota bacterium genome and harbors:
- a CDS encoding ABC transporter ATP-binding protein, which gives rise to MDYSIESHGLTKIYNGQPVVNRLNLRIERGTFCGFLGPNGAGKSTTIKMLTGVLAPSSGYARILGNNLKHDTLAIKKRIGVVPEDQCLFENLTAPEYLVFIGRMYGLPKDVALDRSHELLDALGLADASKTLILEFSTGMKKKLALCAALIHDPEILFLDEPFEGVDAIASRTLRAVLEQARARGATIFLTSHILEIVERLCSHVYVIHEGQLIFQGSLETLAQGSRLDEAFLKLVAHGQQENTQLSWLGASH
- a CDS encoding SIS domain-containing protein, with the translated sequence MISWNEKEQPLVTAMLDRRPDLACCEEALFAAHRALSICFDGPNRFFTCGNGGSHADAQHIVGELCKSFERRRTLDPAFQEKLSGLPYGDDLSQHLETGLPAITLGLNGPLKTAIENDCIFPNIAFAQELNALMSPGDLLLAISTSGNAANCLMAMSVAKAHGGKVITLTGPGGGRMAEVADIAIKAPGDSTKVIQEAHVVLWHTLCLLIEARYFPEMR